In a single window of the Candidatus Nanosynbacter featherlites genome:
- a CDS encoding argininosuccinate synthase codes for MDHDAPHYTKVASHEAVNGEFDTCLLLYSGGLDTSVMLKWLQEKYNCKVITLTVNIGQTVDDLDAIAEKAKKLGAIETITVDARDRFADELLSLAIKANADYQGGYALCTPLGRIIISQLAVEYAEKYNCTVIAHGATGKGNDQVRFETYITTLNPKLKILAPVREWSMGREEELAYAKKHHIPVPHTQESPYSTDENMWGITSEGGEIESPSLKPNYHAILNWCSTIKYTPDEAEDITIEFIKGVPVAVDNRHFSLQALIQHCNQLGRKHGVGVSTLIEDRLVGLKVRGVYENPGAAILIAAHQKLEQLVSTRVENELKAEMDKKWAYLTYAAQWYEPAVHHINAYIDDQNQKVTGTVTVRLYKGTITVVSVDSPHSLFDINLATFDSNDAFNQNSSAGFIELYSLSQRTAEGAYSYGK; via the coding sequence ATGGACCACGACGCGCCTCACTACACCAAGGTTGCCAGTCACGAAGCCGTGAACGGTGAGTTCGATACGTGTCTCTTGCTCTACTCGGGAGGCCTCGACACATCCGTCATGCTCAAGTGGTTACAAGAAAAATATAATTGCAAGGTCATCACCCTAACGGTCAATATCGGCCAAACGGTTGATGATCTCGACGCCATTGCCGAAAAAGCCAAAAAACTCGGCGCCATAGAAACCATCACGGTTGACGCCCGCGACCGCTTCGCCGATGAGCTGCTGTCGCTGGCCATCAAAGCCAACGCTGATTATCAAGGTGGCTACGCCCTCTGTACGCCACTCGGGCGCATCATCATTTCGCAATTGGCCGTCGAATATGCCGAAAAGTACAATTGCACAGTCATCGCACACGGTGCCACCGGCAAAGGCAACGACCAAGTTCGCTTCGAAACCTACATCACCACACTCAACCCTAAACTCAAGATCCTGGCACCGGTACGTGAGTGGAGTATGGGTCGAGAGGAAGAGCTGGCCTACGCCAAGAAGCACCATATCCCCGTGCCGCACACCCAGGAATCACCCTACTCAACCGATGAAAACATGTGGGGTATCACCAGCGAAGGCGGCGAAATTGAATCACCATCGCTCAAGCCAAATTACCACGCCATTCTCAATTGGTGCTCGACCATCAAATACACGCCAGACGAAGCCGAGGACATTACCATTGAATTTATCAAAGGTGTACCTGTCGCGGTTGATAACCGTCACTTTTCACTCCAGGCGCTCATCCAACACTGTAACCAACTCGGCCGCAAACACGGTGTGGGCGTATCAACCCTCATCGAAGATCGACTGGTCGGGCTGAAGGTACGCGGCGTCTATGAAAATCCTGGCGCTGCCATTTTAATCGCGGCTCATCAAAAGCTCGAGCAATTGGTGTCGACCCGTGTTGAAAATGAACTCAAAGCCGAAATGGACAAAAAATGGGCGTATCTGACCTACGCGGCTCAGTGGTACGAGCCAGCCGTCCATCACATCAACGCCTACATTGATGACCAGAACCAAAAAGTCACCGGCACAGTGACGGTTCGCCTGTACAAAGGTACCATCACCGTCGTCAGTGTGGACTCACCACATTCGTTGTTTGATATCAATCTTGCAACATTTGATTCCAACGACGCATTCAACCAGAATTCGTCCGCCGG